One window of the Chryseobacterium sp. CY350 genome contains the following:
- a CDS encoding GNAT family N-acetyltransferase has protein sequence MIEVKQNNDEKHGSFEALIDGKKAGLMTYTWAGEERFIIDHTEVEEEFNGKGVGKEMLIKAVEFAREKGKKIIPLCPFAKATFQKNEDLRDVL, from the coding sequence ATGATAGAAGTAAAACAGAATAACGACGAAAAACACGGAAGCTTTGAAGCGTTAATAGATGGAAAAAAAGCAGGCTTAATGACTTATACCTGGGCGGGTGAAGAGAGATTCATCATCGATCACACAGAGGTAGAAGAAGAATTTAACGGGAAAGGTGTTGGAAAAGAAATGCTGATCAAGGCTGTAGAATTTGCCAGAGAGAAAGGCAAAAAAATCATTCCGCTTTGTCCGTTTGCCAAAGCAACTTTTCAAAAAAACGAAGATTTAAGAGATGTTTTATAA
- the asnB gene encoding asparagine synthase B, protein MCGIVCLFDAKQQTEILRPQVLEMSKKIRHRGPDWSGVFQNEKVLFSHERLAIVDPTSGKQPLFSKDGKIVLAVNGEIYNHRELKEEFPEYEFQTKSDCEVILALYQKYGKDFIEKLNGIFAFALYDIEKNIYLIARDHMGICPLYQGWDKNGNYYIASELKALEGVCKKIDTFLPGHYVYSVDGAELQQWYRRDWGNFDAVTDNVTDIMAIRKGLEDAVHRQLMSDVPYGVLLSGGLDSSIISAVTAKYARQRIESGDTQEAWYPRLHSFAVGLEGSPDLAAAKKAAEHIGSVHHEVNFTVQEGLDAIRDVIYHLETYDVTTIRASTPMYLLARVIKSMGIKMVLSGEGADELFGGYLYFHKAPNAKEFHDETVRKLGKLHLYDCLRANKALMSWGIEGRVPFLDKEFMDIAMNVNPQDKMIKKEEGKIEKWVLRKAFEDLLPESIAWRQKEQFSDGVGYSWIDTLKDVAEKYVTDEMMTNAKFRFPLNTPQNKEEYRYRTIFEEHFPSETAAATVPSVPSVACSTPIALEWDEAFKKMNDPSGRAVKVHETSY, encoded by the coding sequence ATGTGTGGAATTGTATGCTTGTTTGACGCCAAACAACAAACTGAAATATTAAGACCTCAAGTCTTAGAAATGTCTAAAAAAATCCGTCATCGAGGTCCGGATTGGAGCGGAGTTTTCCAAAATGAGAAAGTACTTTTCTCTCACGAAAGACTCGCCATCGTAGATCCTACTTCCGGCAAACAGCCATTATTTTCTAAAGACGGAAAAATTGTTTTAGCCGTAAACGGAGAAATTTACAATCATCGTGAACTGAAAGAAGAATTTCCAGAGTATGAGTTTCAAACCAAATCTGACTGCGAAGTTATCTTAGCTTTATATCAAAAGTATGGAAAAGATTTTATCGAAAAATTAAATGGCATATTCGCTTTTGCACTTTACGATATTGAAAAAAATATTTATCTGATCGCGCGTGATCATATGGGAATCTGCCCTCTGTACCAAGGCTGGGACAAAAACGGAAACTACTATATCGCATCTGAACTAAAAGCCCTGGAAGGTGTCTGCAAAAAAATTGACACTTTTCTTCCGGGACATTATGTATACAGTGTTGATGGAGCAGAACTTCAACAATGGTACAGAAGAGACTGGGGAAACTTTGACGCTGTGACAGATAACGTGACAGATATTATGGCCATCAGAAAAGGCCTGGAAGATGCCGTTCACAGACAACTGATGAGCGATGTACCTTATGGTGTTTTGCTTTCGGGAGGTTTAGATTCATCTATTATATCTGCAGTTACAGCAAAATACGCCAGACAGAGAATTGAAAGTGGTGATACTCAGGAAGCGTGGTATCCAAGACTTCACAGTTTTGCAGTTGGTTTGGAAGGTTCTCCTGATTTGGCGGCAGCAAAAAAAGCGGCTGAACATATCGGTTCGGTTCACCATGAAGTAAATTTTACGGTTCAGGAGGGTTTGGATGCAATTCGTGATGTGATTTATCATTTGGAAACTTACGATGTCACGACTATCAGAGCTTCTACGCCGATGTACCTTTTGGCGAGAGTCATAAAATCTATGGGAATTAAAATGGTACTTTCCGGCGAAGGCGCAGACGAATTGTTTGGAGGATATCTGTATTTCCATAAAGCTCCCAATGCAAAGGAATTTCATGATGAAACGGTGAGAAAACTAGGTAAACTTCACCTGTATGATTGCTTAAGAGCCAACAAAGCGTTGATGAGCTGGGGAATTGAAGGCAGAGTTCCTTTTCTGGATAAGGAATTTATGGATATTGCGATGAACGTAAATCCTCAGGATAAAATGATTAAAAAAGAAGAAGGGAAAATTGAAAAATGGGTTTTAAGAAAAGCTTTTGAAGACCTTTTACCAGAATCAATCGCCTGGAGACAGAAAGAACAATTCTCTGACGGTGTAGGATATTCCTGGATTGACACCTTAAAAGATGTTGCCGAAAAATATGTGACTGATGAAATGATGACAAATGCAAAATTCAGATTTCCATTAAATACGCCTCAAAACAAAGAAGAATACCGTTACAGAACGATATTTGAAGAACATTTCCCAAGTGAAACTGCGGCCGCAACCGTTCCTTCTGTACCTTCCGTAGCATGTTCCACTCCTATCGCTCTAGAATGGGATGAAGCATTTAAAAAAATGAATGACCCAAGCGGAAGAGCAGTAAAAGTGCATGAAACTTCTTATTAA
- a CDS encoding MFS transporter, protein MQTTTYPRQTVKKVLPLILATAIFMQMLDSTILNTSLPSIARDLNESPLNMQNAIISYVLTLAVFMPASGFLADRFGTRKVFIFALVLFSVGSVFCALSQNLTHLVISRVVQGVGGSLMTPVGKLALIKTFERNELLKAMNFAIIPALIGPVLGPLVGGYMVDYLSWHWIFLINIPIGVLGIVLGLKYMPNYNSRDTDFDLKGFLIFAAASLLLSVALELFGDIQNITPVLLVFILGFLFLYYYYRHAKKGNNPIFPLNLFQVRTFRVGIIGNLATRLGISSVPLLLPLMIQIAYGQSAVTSGWIIAPMALTAMFGKSSVLKILNKYGYKRTLMVNTFIIGILICCLSIPDIHTSIYWFIPIIAILGFFNSIQFTSMNTISIADLRNFQTSSGNSLISVNQQLAIGFGIAFGLIVLKIYENSPELILHETHNAFRYTFLTVGILTILSSLVFRRLHTSDGRNMRSSEE, encoded by the coding sequence ATGCAGACAACTACATACCCACGCCAGACCGTAAAAAAAGTTCTCCCGCTCATTTTAGCAACTGCTATTTTTATGCAGATGCTGGATTCTACGATTTTGAATACATCGCTGCCATCAATTGCGAGAGATCTTAATGAATCTCCGTTGAATATGCAGAATGCAATTATCAGTTATGTTCTGACATTAGCTGTCTTCATGCCGGCAAGCGGATTTTTGGCAGATCGTTTCGGAACGAGAAAAGTTTTTATTTTCGCTTTGGTACTTTTCAGTGTGGGATCGGTGTTTTGTGCACTTTCTCAAAATTTAACGCATTTAGTAATTTCAAGAGTAGTTCAGGGAGTCGGAGGAAGCTTAATGACGCCCGTCGGGAAGCTCGCATTAATCAAAACTTTTGAAAGGAATGAGTTGCTAAAGGCTATGAATTTCGCGATCATTCCCGCTTTGATAGGACCTGTTCTCGGTCCATTAGTTGGCGGATACATGGTTGATTATCTCTCCTGGCATTGGATATTTCTTATCAATATACCTATTGGGGTTCTGGGAATCGTTTTAGGACTAAAATATATGCCCAACTACAACTCGCGTGACACCGATTTTGATCTGAAGGGATTTTTGATATTTGCAGCGGCCTCGTTACTTCTTTCCGTAGCTCTTGAACTTTTCGGGGATATACAAAACATTACGCCGGTTTTACTTGTTTTCATTTTAGGATTTTTATTCCTTTATTATTATTACAGACACGCAAAGAAAGGGAACAATCCTATTTTCCCATTAAATTTATTTCAGGTTCGTACATTCAGAGTGGGAATTATTGGCAATCTGGCAACACGATTAGGAATCAGTTCCGTTCCGCTGTTGCTGCCCCTGATGATCCAGATTGCTTACGGTCAGTCTGCGGTTACTTCCGGGTGGATCATCGCTCCCATGGCACTTACAGCGATGTTTGGAAAATCTTCTGTTCTTAAAATTTTAAACAAATACGGTTATAAAAGAACCTTGATGGTCAATACGTTCATTATTGGTATTTTGATTTGCTGTCTTTCGATTCCAGATATTCACACCTCTATTTACTGGTTTATACCGATCATTGCAATTTTAGGATTTTTTAATTCTATTCAATTTACTTCTATGAATACAATTTCTATTGCAGATCTGCGAAATTTCCAGACAAGCAGCGGAAATTCTCTAATCTCGGTCAATCAGCAATTAGCCATTGGTTTTGGGATTGCATTTGGATTAATTGTTTTAAAAATCTATGAAAACAGTCCTGAACTCATTTTGCATGAAACTCATAATGCTTTCCGTTATACATTTCTTACCGTCGGAATTTTGACCATCCTATCAAGTTTGGTTTTCCGCAGATTGCACACTTCTGATGGTAGAAATATGAGATCTTCTGAAGAATAA
- a CDS encoding GIY-YIG nuclease family protein codes for MAFGKTIKIFLIDGDPNGRMSCELSNWTGKAYKIPRIKIKDCIDRKDLMSTGIYLLLGKNDDNKDLVYIGEAENVFTRLNQHLSSKDFWNEAIVFTSKDENLNKAHIKYLENRLHDIATRTNRYILENGCIPTQSSISESDRAEMEEFLNYILLLVNTLGHKVFEDKREQSSSTKVKEILYITAAIGCDAMGEQTSEGFLVLKGSRVADSVTPSLSNTFKNFRDELLRKEIIINNQFAEDFIFSSPSYAAAIVMGRNANGLTEWKTSDGRILKSLETNSIS; via the coding sequence ATGGCATTTGGAAAAACAATAAAAATATTTTTAATAGATGGAGATCCTAACGGAAGAATGTCTTGTGAACTTTCAAACTGGACTGGAAAAGCTTATAAAATCCCAAGAATAAAAATCAAAGACTGCATTGATCGGAAAGATTTAATGTCAACTGGAATTTATCTATTGTTAGGAAAAAATGATGATAATAAAGACCTTGTATATATAGGAGAAGCAGAAAATGTTTTTACCAGATTAAATCAACACCTTTCTAGTAAAGATTTTTGGAACGAAGCAATTGTTTTTACAAGTAAAGATGAAAATCTCAATAAAGCTCATATCAAATATCTAGAAAATAGACTTCATGACATAGCCACGAGAACCAATAGATACATTTTAGAAAACGGATGCATTCCAACCCAATCTTCTATTTCAGAATCTGATCGAGCAGAAATGGAAGAGTTTTTAAATTATATTTTGTTATTAGTAAACACTCTTGGTCATAAAGTATTTGAAGATAAAAGAGAACAATCATCTTCTACTAAGGTTAAAGAAATTTTGTACATAACCGCAGCAATAGGTTGTGATGCAATGGGTGAGCAGACTTCCGAAGGCTTTTTAGTGCTAAAGGGTTCAAGGGTTGCAGATTCTGTAACGCCATCTTTATCAAATACATTTAAAAATTTTAGAGATGAACTCTTGAGAAAAGAAATTATTATAAATAATCAATTTGCAGAAGATTTTATTTTCTCTAGCCCTTCGTATGCCGCAGCAATAGTCATGGGAAGAAATGCAAATGGTCTAACCGAATGGAAAACTTCCGATGGCCGAATTTTAAAGAGCTTAGAGACAAATTCTATTTCTTAA
- a CDS encoding (4Fe-4S)-binding protein: protein MEKHEYVNGEITVIWQPKKCIHAAICVKSLPQVYNPNEKPWLKPENATPAELKNQIDLCPSGALSYQFNTQK from the coding sequence ATGGAAAAACATGAATATGTAAACGGCGAAATTACCGTCATTTGGCAGCCTAAAAAATGCATTCACGCAGCAATCTGTGTAAAAAGTCTTCCCCAGGTTTACAATCCCAACGAAAAACCTTGGCTAAAACCGGAAAATGCAACTCCGGCAGAGCTAAAAAATCAAATAGACCTTTGTCCTTCAGGAGCATTAAGTTATCAATTCAACACACAGAAATAA
- a CDS encoding OsmC family protein, with translation MAVTVKASLGKTKYYTEVVAGDNKLITDEPIDKGGKNEGFNPFEILATSLASCTAATLRMYIDRKEWNVERIDVEVELENFPLTKLAVFKRNISFEGGDLSDEQLKRLHTIADACPVHKILTNEIEIQTKFS, from the coding sequence ATGGCAGTTACGGTAAAAGCAAGCTTAGGCAAAACAAAATATTACACAGAAGTAGTTGCCGGTGATAATAAACTGATCACCGATGAACCAATTGATAAAGGCGGAAAAAATGAAGGTTTTAATCCGTTTGAAATCTTAGCAACTTCTCTGGCAAGCTGCACGGCGGCAACTTTGAGAATGTACATCGACAGAAAAGAATGGAATGTGGAAAGAATAGATGTAGAGGTAGAACTTGAAAATTTTCCGCTCACAAAATTGGCAGTTTTTAAAAGAAATATTAGTTTTGAAGGAGGAGATTTAAGCGACGAGCAATTGAAGAGGCTTCATACGATTGCAGATGCCTGTCCGGTACACAAAATTTTAACCAACGAAATAGAAATTCAAACCAAATTTTCATAA
- a CDS encoding NADPH-dependent FMN reductase → MKILAFAGSTSSTSINRELVKYVLKSFQDDEINLIDLNDFDMPVFSVDREKRGFPDEAHNFLKQIEECDVIVCSLAEHNRSYSAAFKNVFDWASRINVKVFQNKPMLLMSTSPGGYGGGNVMNTAKTFFPQFGADVKETFSLPKFYENFDLESGVINPDMMKDLNHKIESFKIQIKKS, encoded by the coding sequence ATGAAAATATTAGCATTTGCAGGAAGCACCTCTTCCACATCTATCAATAGAGAATTAGTAAAATATGTTCTGAAAAGTTTTCAGGACGACGAAATTAATTTAATAGATCTTAATGATTTTGATATGCCCGTTTTTTCCGTTGACCGCGAAAAAAGAGGTTTTCCTGATGAAGCACACAACTTTTTGAAACAGATTGAAGAATGCGACGTTATTGTTTGTTCTTTAGCAGAACACAACCGCTCTTATTCGGCAGCTTTTAAGAATGTTTTCGATTGGGCTTCCAGAATTAATGTGAAAGTTTTTCAGAACAAACCGATGTTGTTAATGTCAACTTCTCCTGGCGGATATGGTGGCGGAAATGTAATGAACACCGCAAAAACGTTTTTCCCTCAGTTTGGTGCAGATGTGAAAGAAACTTTTTCTCTGCCTAAATTTTATGAAAACTTTGATCTTGAAAGCGGCGTCATCAATCCCGACATGATGAAAGATTTAAATCATAAGATTGAAAGTTTTAAAATTCAGATCAAAAAATCATAA
- a CDS encoding GNAT family N-acetyltransferase — protein sequence MKPEFENIPLVKNEEKKRFEIEYNSHFAFIDCKETSHQIALIHTEAEPELAGTGAAAAVVEKTLIYIEESGKKLLPYCPYVFAFIKKHPEWKRIVDERFEGYDKI from the coding sequence ATGAAACCAGAATTTGAAAATATTCCGTTGGTAAAAAACGAAGAAAAAAAGAGATTCGAAATAGAATACAACAGTCATTTTGCATTTATCGACTGTAAAGAAACAAGTCATCAAATCGCGCTCATTCACACAGAAGCCGAGCCCGAACTGGCAGGAACAGGAGCTGCCGCAGCAGTTGTTGAAAAAACCTTGATATATATTGAAGAGAGCGGAAAAAAACTTCTCCCGTATTGCCCATACGTATTTGCGTTCATAAAAAAACACCCGGAATGGAAACGCATTGTTGACGAAAGATTCGAAGGGTACGACAAAATTTAA
- a CDS encoding transketolase: MSKSIEELKSLTTQIRRDILRMVHAVNSGHPGGSLGCTEYFTALYGRVMNYKLPFTMEGKNEDHFYLSNGHISPVFYSTLARFGFFPVEELKTFRKLDSRLQGHPTTHEGLPGIRVASGSLGQGLSVALGVAQGKKLDGDDSLVYTLHGDGELQEGQVWEAFMYAAGKKVDNIISTIDYNGQQIDGSTENVLSLGNLHAKLEAFGWIVLEEKNGNDLEAVIAILERAKAETGNGKPVVIILHTIMGNGVDYMMGTHAWHGKAPNDEQLDTAFKQLYLEAPADY, encoded by the coding sequence ATGAGTAAAAGTATTGAAGAGCTAAAATCTCTTACTACACAAATCAGAAGAGACATTTTAAGAATGGTTCATGCTGTAAATTCAGGACATCCTGGGGGAAGTTTGGGCTGCACAGAGTATTTCACAGCACTTTACGGTAGAGTAATGAATTATAAATTACCATTCACCATGGAAGGTAAAAACGAAGACCATTTCTACCTATCAAACGGACATATTTCTCCTGTTTTTTATTCTACTCTGGCAAGATTTGGTTTCTTTCCGGTAGAGGAACTGAAAACTTTCAGAAAATTAGATTCAAGATTACAGGGACATCCTACTACTCACGAAGGTTTACCGGGAATCAGAGTTGCTTCTGGTTCTTTAGGACAAGGACTTTCTGTGGCTCTAGGTGTTGCTCAGGGTAAAAAATTAGACGGTGACGATTCTCTGGTGTACACTCTTCATGGTGACGGAGAATTGCAGGAAGGTCAGGTTTGGGAAGCTTTCATGTACGCTGCTGGCAAAAAAGTAGACAATATTATTTCTACCATCGATTATAACGGACAACAAATTGACGGAAGCACAGAAAACGTTCTTTCGTTAGGAAATCTTCATGCAAAATTAGAAGCTTTCGGGTGGATTGTATTGGAAGAGAAAAACGGTAATGATCTTGAAGCTGTAATTGCTATTTTGGAAAGAGCAAAAGCCGAAACCGGAAACGGAAAACCTGTAGTAATCATCCTTCATACCATTATGGGTAACGGAGTAGATTATATGATGGGAACTCACGCATGGCATGGTAAAGCTCCGAACGATGAGCAGCTGGATACAGCTTTCAAACAATTGTACTTAGAAGCTCCGGCAGATTATTAA
- a CDS encoding pirin family protein, translating to MSNIGLIIEEKSADIGNFLVGRLLPFREKRAVGPFVFIDHMGPAELKDYQNLDVPPHPHIGLSTLTYLLEGSIFHRDSIGSALEIKPGAVNWMTAGKGVVHSERTPEYLRETDKRLHGFQIWVGLPKHLEQSEPTFSHIEADELPVWEENGVQYKLIAGEAFGKKSPVPVHSKLFFIEIKTKTAQKISIGKDLYGEAAMYVLDGTVSIENNSYGSKQLLIAKNTQLCEFEMSDNATVYLFGGEPFDEERFIFWNFVNSDKEKIDQAKINWNDQNHEAFPLVPGDENEFVPLPKAVLNRK from the coding sequence ATGTCAAACATCGGACTTATTATAGAAGAGAAATCAGCAGATATAGGAAACTTTTTGGTGGGAAGATTATTGCCTTTCCGTGAAAAAAGAGCAGTAGGACCTTTCGTATTTATCGATCATATGGGCCCTGCAGAACTGAAAGATTATCAAAATCTTGATGTTCCCCCGCATCCACATATTGGGCTTTCTACATTGACATATTTACTTGAAGGGTCAATTTTTCACCGAGACAGCATCGGCAGCGCTTTAGAAATAAAACCCGGTGCAGTAAACTGGATGACCGCCGGAAAAGGTGTTGTACACTCAGAAAGAACTCCTGAATATCTTAGAGAAACCGATAAAAGACTTCACGGATTCCAAATCTGGGTGGGACTTCCGAAACATCTTGAGCAAAGCGAACCCACTTTTAGCCACATTGAGGCAGACGAACTTCCTGTTTGGGAAGAAAACGGTGTTCAGTATAAATTAATTGCAGGTGAAGCATTCGGAAAAAAATCTCCGGTGCCTGTTCACAGCAAACTTTTTTTTATTGAAATTAAAACTAAAACTGCCCAGAAAATAAGTATCGGAAAAGATCTTTACGGGGAAGCCGCAATGTATGTTCTGGACGGAACTGTAAGTATAGAAAACAACAGCTATGGCTCCAAACAATTGTTGATTGCCAAAAATACCCAACTTTGTGAGTTTGAGATGAGCGACAATGCTACAGTTTATCTTTTCGGAGGTGAACCTTTTGATGAAGAGCGTTTCATTTTCTGGAACTTTGTAAATTCTGACAAAGAAAAAATCGATCAGGCAAAAATAAACTGGAATGATCAAAACCACGAAGCTTTCCCTTTGGTTCCTGGCGATGAAAATGAATTTGTACCACTTCCGAAAGCCGTATTAAACAGGAAATAA
- a CDS encoding sodium:solute symporter, protein MNPGTILLLFVFVYFVGLLVISYFTSRNSDNQSFFIGNKKSKWWLVAFGMIGTSLSGVTFISVPGTVGKMTGSEYIFGGFEYYMMVIGFFIGYFIVAAILLPLYYKMNLTSIYTYLGKRFNVEAHKIGSVFFIVSRAIGATARLYLVVNVLQIFLLEGLGVPFWVTAMVLLVMVLLYTFEGGVKTIVITDTLQTSFMIISLIACIVYILSNLNLSFGEAYRILEQKNYTHFINFDPNSKTFFLKTILGGIFITIAMTGLDQEMMQKNISVDNLQNSKKNMLTFAGTLLFVNLAFLFLGGLLYLFALQNGAGYSQITNMVEGKEVVSNIFGFKDAAGNVKNIMGDDLFPALSLNGYFPMTISVIFIIGLISALFPSADGALTAVTSSYCVDLLNLNEDKTRTEKQKKHLRMKIHLTFTVVFFILIMVFKAMNDKSIVYLIMEIAGYTYGPLLGLFAFGIFTKFKISRKYSILAVTLLAPVLTYLINYSVTTYTDYRIGVELIILNGLLTFIGLWMVKNKNYLKLV, encoded by the coding sequence ATGAATCCAGGAACTATCCTTTTGCTGTTTGTTTTCGTTTATTTCGTTGGACTTTTGGTGATCTCATATTTTACGAGCCGGAATTCTGATAACCAATCGTTTTTCATCGGCAACAAAAAAAGCAAATGGTGGCTCGTTGCTTTCGGGATGATAGGAACCAGCCTGAGCGGAGTAACCTTCATCTCTGTTCCCGGAACCGTTGGTAAAATGACAGGAAGCGAATATATTTTCGGAGGTTTTGAATATTATATGATGGTGATTGGGTTTTTCATCGGGTATTTTATCGTGGCGGCAATACTTCTTCCACTCTACTATAAAATGAATTTGACCTCAATTTACACCTATTTAGGTAAAAGATTCAATGTAGAAGCGCACAAAATCGGTTCAGTATTTTTTATTGTTTCAAGAGCGATTGGCGCAACGGCGAGATTATATTTGGTTGTCAATGTTTTGCAGATATTTTTACTCGAAGGCTTGGGCGTTCCATTTTGGGTAACGGCGATGGTGCTTTTGGTGATGGTACTTCTTTATACTTTTGAAGGTGGTGTAAAAACAATTGTCATTACTGATACCTTGCAGACTTCGTTTATGATTATCAGTTTGATTGCGTGTATCGTCTATATTTTATCAAATTTAAATCTTTCTTTTGGAGAAGCTTACAGAATTTTGGAGCAGAAAAACTATACTCATTTCATCAACTTTGATCCCAATTCCAAGACATTTTTCTTAAAAACCATTTTGGGTGGAATTTTCATCACCATAGCAATGACGGGGCTTGATCAGGAAATGATGCAGAAAAATATTTCCGTTGATAATCTTCAGAATTCAAAGAAAAACATGCTGACGTTTGCAGGAACATTGCTTTTTGTAAATCTTGCGTTCTTATTCCTAGGTGGTTTGCTTTATCTTTTTGCGTTGCAAAATGGCGCAGGATATTCACAGATCACCAATATGGTCGAGGGGAAAGAAGTTGTATCAAATATTTTCGGGTTTAAAGATGCCGCAGGAAATGTAAAAAATATCATGGGAGACGATTTATTCCCGGCTTTATCTTTGAACGGATATTTTCCAATGACAATTTCTGTCATTTTTATCATTGGATTGATTTCAGCTTTATTCCCTTCCGCAGATGGCGCATTAACGGCAGTGACGAGTTCTTACTGTGTGGATTTATTAAATTTAAACGAAGATAAAACCAGAACAGAAAAGCAAAAGAAACATCTTCGTATGAAGATCCATTTAACTTTTACTGTAGTTTTCTTCATCCTGATTATGGTTTTCAAGGCGATGAATGACAAATCTATTGTTTACCTGATTATGGAAATTGCGGGCTACACTTACGGACCACTTTTAGGACTTTTCGCTTTCGGAATCTTTACCAAATTTAAAATTTCAAGAAAATATTCTATTCTTGCGGTGACACTTTTAGCACCGGTTCTGACTTATTTAATTAATTACTCAGTAACTACTTACACCGATTATAGAATTGGTGTGGAGCTGATTATTCTAAATGGATTGCTGACCTTTATTGGGTTGTGGATGGTAAAGAATAAGAATTATTTGAAGTTGGTTTAA
- a CDS encoding pirin family protein: MTTKKVEMVIPPKPAHFVGDGFRVHNFIPSIQNLDMKRMDPFLMLDYNSKFHFNPSKTPKGVGVHPHRGFETVTIAYQGKVEHHDSAGGGGIIGEGDVQWMTAASGILHKEYHEKEWSKQGGIFQMVQLWVNLPAKDKMSKPKYQSISNSEMITEDLGENGFIEIIAGEHNGNKGPASTFTPVNLMNAKLTSGGKADFNFPPNFNTAALVIEGNIIINGEQKASANHFVLFKNEGEDFTIEATEDSIILIISGEPINEPIYPHGPFVMNSREEIMQAFEDFNTGKFGYLED; the protein is encoded by the coding sequence ATGACAACTAAAAAAGTAGAAATGGTAATTCCACCGAAGCCGGCGCATTTTGTAGGGGACGGTTTTAGGGTGCATAATTTTATTCCGAGTATACAGAATCTTGATATGAAAAGAATGGATCCGTTTCTGATGCTCGATTATAATTCTAAATTTCATTTTAATCCATCCAAAACTCCAAAAGGTGTTGGTGTGCATCCACACAGAGGTTTTGAAACGGTGACGATTGCTTATCAGGGAAAAGTAGAACATCATGACAGCGCAGGTGGTGGCGGAATCATTGGCGAAGGCGATGTACAGTGGATGACTGCAGCAAGCGGAATTCTTCACAAAGAATATCACGAGAAAGAATGGTCTAAACAGGGCGGGATTTTTCAGATGGTACAGCTTTGGGTCAATCTTCCGGCGAAAGACAAAATGAGTAAACCAAAATATCAATCGATCTCAAATTCAGAAATGATAACAGAAGATCTTGGAGAAAACGGTTTTATCGAAATTATAGCAGGTGAACATAACGGAAATAAAGGTCCCGCATCAACATTCACCCCTGTTAATCTTATGAATGCAAAACTAACATCAGGTGGAAAAGCAGATTTTAATTTTCCTCCAAATTTCAATACCGCGGCGTTAGTTATAGAAGGAAACATCATTATAAACGGAGAGCAAAAGGCTTCTGCAAATCATTTTGTTTTGTTTAAAAATGAAGGCGAAGATTTCACAATAGAAGCCACAGAAGATTCCATTATATTAATTATCAGCGGAGAACCTATTAATGAGCCAATTTATCCTCACGGTCCTTTTGTAATGAATTCCAGAGAAGAAATCATGCAGGCCTTCGAAGATTTCAATACCGGAAAATTCGGTTATTTGGAAGATTAA